Part of the Niallia alba genome is shown below.
TTGTACTGCTTCCGTTGCAAGACTAGAGATAGCATCATAATCAATGTTCTCAGGAATTTTCTTATTCTCCATTTTCTTAAGTCTTTCTACTTGCTGTAATGATTTTTCAATATAACCTTCATATTTAATTTGAATTTCTACTTGCTCCTTAATATCTTCCGTTAATTCTACCTTGCTAGGTGCAAGCATTTCAATATGGCTATAATTCATTTCAGGTCGTTTTAATAGATCTCCTGCTCTTATTCCATCTTTTAGTTCACTGCCGCCTTGCTCTTTAATGACATTTTGAACTTGCTCATTCGGCTTTAGCATTACTTCACTCAAACGTTGCTTTTCTTGTTCAATTAAATGCTTTTTCTCAGAAAATTTCACATAACGCTCTTCTGAAATAAGACCAATATTGTGTCCAATATCTGTTAAACGTAAATCTGCATTATCATGACGAAGTAGTAGACGATATTCAGCTCTAGACGTTAAAAGGCGATAAGGCTCGTTTGTGCCTTTTGTAACCAAGTCATCGATTAAGACGCCGATATAGGCATCAGAGCGACTTAAAATAACCTCTTCTTTTTCTAATGCATTTAAACCTGCATTTATACCTGCCATTAATCCTTGACCTGCTGCTTCTTCGTATCCTGAGGTGCCATTAATTTGCCCAGCAGTGTAAAGGTTTTTTATTTTCTTTGTTTCTAGAGTCGGCCATAATTGTGTTGGGACAATAGCATCATACTCAATTGCATATCCAGCTCTCATCATTTGGACATTTTCAAGTCCTGGGATTGTTCTTAAAATTTCTTGTTGCACATCCTCAGGTAAGCTTGTGGACAATCCTTGTACATACACTTCTTGTGTATTTTTGCCCTCTGGCTCTAAGAAAATTTGATGTCTCGGTTTATCATTGAATCGAACCACTTTATCTTCGATAGATGGACAATAGCGCGGTCCAGTACCTTTAATCATTCCAGAATACATTGGAGAACGGTGTAAATTTTCATCAATTATTTGATGTGTGTTTTCATTTGTATAGGTTAACCAGCAAGGAAGCTGCTCCGTAATAAATTTTGTTGTTTCATAAGAAAAGGCTCTTGGAACATCATCTCCAGGCTGTATTTCTGTCTTGGAGTAGTCAATAGAATGACTGTTTACACGCGGAGGCGTTCCCGTTTTAAATCGTACCAAATCAAAACCTAGTTCTTGTAGATGCTCCGATAATCGAATAGATGGCTGTTGATTATTTGGACCACTTGAGTATTTAAGCTCGCCTAAAATAATTTCCCCACGAAGATAGGTACCAGTAGTTACAACAATCGTTTTTGCACGATACGTAGCACCTGTTTTCGTAATAACTCCTTTTGCAACTTGATCCTCTACGATTAATTCTTCTACCATTCCTTGAATTAATGTTAGATTGGGTTCATCTTCTAATGTCTTCTTCATTTCATGTTGATACATGTATTTATCTGCCTGAGCTCTTAGTGCACGTACTGCAGGA
Proteins encoded:
- the mnmG gene encoding tRNA uridine-5-carboxymethylaminomethyl(34) synthesis enzyme MnmG; the protein is MQYEAGNYDVIVIGAGHAGCEAGLAAARLGAKTLMLTINLDMVAFMPCNPSVGGPAKGIVVREIDALGGEMGKNIDKTYIQMRMLNTGKGPAVRALRAQADKYMYQHEMKKTLEDEPNLTLIQGMVEELIVEDQVAKGVITKTGATYRAKTIVVTTGTYLRGEIILGELKYSSGPNNQQPSIRLSEHLQELGFDLVRFKTGTPPRVNSHSIDYSKTEIQPGDDVPRAFSYETTKFITEQLPCWLTYTNENTHQIIDENLHRSPMYSGMIKGTGPRYCPSIEDKVVRFNDKPRHQIFLEPEGKNTQEVYVQGLSTSLPEDVQQEILRTIPGLENVQMMRAGYAIEYDAIVPTQLWPTLETKKIKNLYTAGQINGTSGYEEAAGQGLMAGINAGLNALEKEEVILSRSDAYIGVLIDDLVTKGTNEPYRLLTSRAEYRLLLRHDNADLRLTDIGHNIGLISEERYVKFSEKKHLIEQEKQRLSEVMLKPNEQVQNVIKEQGGSELKDGIRAGDLLKRPEMNYSHIEMLAPSKVELTEDIKEQVEIQIKYEGYIEKSLQQVERLKKMENKKIPENIDYDAISSLATEAVQKLKKVRPLSIAQASRISGVNPADISILLVYLEQGKIARV